Within the Ranitomeya imitator isolate aRanImi1 chromosome 8, aRanImi1.pri, whole genome shotgun sequence genome, the region GTTGTTCAGGTACATAAgtaaagattatactgtgtgtgtatatctctctctctctatctatctatctatctatctatctatctatctatctatctatatatatatatatatatatatatatatatatatataccgtgtgtatatatagatagataaatatagagAGAGAATCGATAGGTTTTCTCATGTTGGCAGAAAAAGGAATAATTTTACATTAgcttggataataataataataataataaaaatgattgCATTTaaaacttaaaggggtcctctgctgtgcattatccttgtaagatctcattcagacgtctgtttttTACGTACTAGAAACAGTCCTGGTTTTATCAGTGATTTTGTTCAGTTTCATCGGCGTACGGTCGGGGTTTTCTCAGTTTTTCcccaaatgagaaaaaaaaaagtttctctaccTTCTCCTACCTAGCAATCTGTGAAAATGGACAGAACGTGGATGGCATCCGAGTGCttcctgatttttttatttttttccccggaCCTATAGACTTTCGTTGTCAGTTTTGATCCTCTTTGCTTGTTATGCACTACGTTTTTGTTGCACAGTGTGGGAACTTCACCTAAGTGTTGAATTTCGCTGCAGCGCCTCCAGAGGGAAAAATAAGTATTACATGGTGTTAATTGCAATCAGTGGACTGTCTGTATAATACAGGACAGGTCCTCCACGTAGAGGTGCGCTTTGTATGTTCTTCACTATGGCCAAAAGATGAGGATCCTTAAAACCGTTCCCCAGATGTGACATTGATGACCATTCCATAGGAGAGAGGTTGTCAGCATCAGATAGTGAAAGATGGACATTCAGGCACCGATTCAATCAAGTGTTATTTCCATCTGGCAGTGGCTGACTGTGCAGCTCCATTCAAGGTGTAGCAGCCACTGCTGAGTACTGCAGAACAGCTTTcattctttaggctatgtgcacacgatgcggatttagtgcggattcgcagcgtttttttccgcgcagaaacgctgcagatccgcaaagtgatttacagtacagcgtaaatcaataggaaaaaaagaatgctgtgctaatggttcggaaaattccgcatgaaaaacgctgcggatcaaaagaaggagcatgtcacttctttttgtgcggaactgcagcgtttctgcacccttccattatagaaatccacagggtaaaaaaacgcatgaaatacgcaacaaaaacgcacaaaatccgcattaaaaaacacgtcaaatctgcacctgcgttttctgccaggagatgcggattttgtgcagaaaattctgcaccccaatccgtaacgtgtgcacatagcctgtgaataggagctgatctgcagcagCCGGCAGCGTCTGCTACACATTGCATGGAGCTGTGCAGTTCTCTTCAGATCTGGTAACAGCTGATCGTAGAGGTTTCCATGTGTCGGACCCCTATTGATCTGATATTGACAAGCTCTCCTATGGATGGATCATCCATATCTTTTTCCTGGAGAACAGCATTAACAGATCTCGCTCGATTAAGTGAGGATTTTGTATAGTGTTAATCTTAGTTCCGCTCATCAGGAGGTGAGCAGTGATGATGACCCTTCGCCAGGTATCAGCTAGCACACTGTGCCGGCAGGTATCACACACCTTTCCTGTTCATTATTGCACTTGTGCCCGTGGCACGCGCGTCGTGGCCGGAGTCTGTCAGCAGGACGTCGCCTTCCTGACATGGAAGTGAGAGTCAGTGTTGGAAAATCCGTTTCCTATACTTCAGAAACTCCTTACAGAGTATTTCTCCCAAAATATTATCTATTCTTATTTATTTCTAATGTTTAAGAAAATAATTACAACATAGACAAGTAAATATTTCACTTATCTGTACATACAGCCCTCATTTATCAAAAAATGGCCTAGTTTGTGCAAACTTTTAGAGTACTCCACCACTATATATCTACTTCTCAGCATTAGATCAATGTGTCAAAATGTCACAAGTCAATTCCATTTTTTTGTGTGCAAATTGTAACTTTTTGGTACAAAAGAGCGTGTGTCCACTGTTGCACGTCAATATAGAATTTTGTGCAACTTGCTACATTTTATGCCTGGTTGCAATATAAATGTGACCCTGAATCCAGCGATGCGTCACTTActcggctgcttgctgtagttttgataaaatcagtgttttattagcagattATGAtcgctagaggactagtaaacctgctgagtcctccatattcatgagctctgtataacccgaccccccactactgattgacagctttctgcctaagcACAGTGTACAGAGAAAACATTCAATCAGTGATgtgagcggggttatacagagctcagcatttagagaactgctagatctgcagcagagaaaactgtaattttatcaaaacggcagcaagcagcccagtaagtgacacatggctggaatcagggtctccgcccCTACATTATTCGGCTTTCAGACGGAGTAacaaaaaacttggtgacagactccctttaatataTCAGAAAGGTTAACCATGCCCCCATTCATCATCATTTTCTATTTTGCTGTAGATATGAAAAGAATGATGTAATAAATGGTGTAAAACAATGATAATTTTCACATATGCAGTTTTAAAATGTTGTAATTTGCGCCCCAAAAATCGACATTGTGTTTTAGGTCTCATGCACACAGCAGGATATAGAATCTGTGCCCAAACTAACCCAGATAAGCCGCTTATATAAAGCTATGGATCCCGCACTGAAGCGTTGTGTGCCTCAGATTTTACATGGAGGCGCAGGGAGGCTATGAAATGAAAGGAAGTTTTGATCTGGAAACTTCAGGATGGACAGTAGTTATTCGGTAGAAGCCATAGCATAACTACTGCTTTGGTTGATTGAGTTTTGGGCATCATGCACACAGCAGAGCGGAAATATTCCCTCCGAAACGCATTGAATGTCTCTGAAATACAGCAAGAAATCCGAGACATATGGGGACAGTAGATGGGAAAGCCCTTCAAAGTCTATGGGTTCCCCTTACAACTCGGGGTGCATGGATCCGTGATGCTGCCATGTGCATGATGCCCAATAAATATAATGGAAAAGTGAAGTTTTGCCTGTAAGGCCATGCACATTAATGGCTTTAAGTCCACCAATTGTATATGGTTTGAGCACAGTGTCAACGTCAAGTTACCTACTTgagaaatttaactttttttttttcttatcttaaTTCCACCCCTAGGGTTGAGTGCTTCCAAGAGGGGCAGCCATGGAGAAAGGAGGCAATATCCAGCTGGAGATCCCCGAGTACAGCAACTCTGTCCTGAGCCACCTCAACCAGCTGCGGATGCAAGGCCGTCTGTGCGACATCGTGGTCAATGTACAAGGCCAGTCTTTTCGAGCCCACAAAGTGGTCCTGGCCGCCAGCTCGCCCTACTTCCGAGACCACATGTCCTTAAACGAGATGAGCGCAGTGTCCTTATCGGTCATTAAGAACCCCGGCGTGTTTGAGCAGCTGCTTTCTTTTTGCTACACGGGCCGTATTTGCTTGCAACTCGCCGACATCATAAGCTACCTGACGGCTGCCAGCTTTTTGCAGATGCAGCACATCATTGACAAGTGCACGCAGATCCTTGAGGGCATCCATTTAAAAATTAGTTCACCCGAATCTGAAGAAGAGCTAAGCCAGAGCAGACCCAAACACCAAGAAAGAGTCCAGGATTCCAACCGCGTCAGTCAGAGTTTGACTCGTTCTATAAGCCCACGGCACAGCACTCCAAGACCCTCAGGGAATAGGAGAGGTCAGGTAAGCACTGTCCTGGACATTAGAGATTTGAGTCCAGCAGACGAGTCCACAAGTCCTCAGATGGTGGAGCAGGGTTCAGACGTGGAGGGCAGGGAGCCCATTTTACGAATCAACAGAGCCGGACAGTGGTATGTGGAAACGGGGGCAGCGGACCGAGGAGAACGGAGCGACGATGACATCAGAGTGATGGGGGCCCTCCGTATCAAGACGGAGAACCTGGATGAGTGGCTAGGGCCAGAGAACCAACCTTCCGGAGAAGATGGAAGCAGCGCGGAAGAGGTGACCGCTATGGTGATCGATACAACAGGGCACAGCGCTGTGGGGCAGGAAAGCTATAATTTGGGGTCCTCCAGCACCAAAGTTTCCAGGCCAACAAGCAGTGAGATGGACAGGTAAGGGACGCCTTAAGTAGACTAGTACAATCTTTGCAGCAGGTGGTAAAGTTACAGGCTGTGCCTTATGAGTGTCCATATGCAATATAAGCAGCATGGCCGACACAGAAGGGAACTGATCTAAAATTCTCACCTTACAGTTGGTCTCAGATAAAAAGTTGAGAATAAAATTGataggaccttttttttttttttcttccaacctCTGTTAATTTACAAACACAAGGACAAATGCATGCAATGGTGGTTCCAGGAAAACAAAATTATCTTACACTGTTGTATAATTTCATGAGACCTTTCCTAATATTTTCATTTTTAACCTCTTTCTCAAAAGATTCAGCCCCTCCGGTAGTGTGGGCCCCATGCCGGAACGACACAGAGCAAAGAGTGAATCTCCCCGGCGGCTGGAGGAACCAAAGCAACACAGCAACCAGGTGGGTGGTGTCCAGAGTCATTACAGCGGGTACGTTAGAATAGATGGAAAAAAGATATTAAGCATTCTGTAGAGGGGTACTTGTCAGGGGCGCATGGCGCAGGTAAGGTACAGCTCTATGCTACAGAGCTGGAAATGGCAACTTCTACTCTTGTGTTTCCGATCTTATAAAGTGATGGTACATTGTTAGCATATGCCGTTACTTTATGATCAGCTGTGGTCTCCACCTTAGAGGACCCGACCCTAGATCGTCTCCTAGGGTTGGCTGGGCATTGATGCTGTGGTTTGgattctgttaaaaaaaataatcatactCAACTGCTGTAACCCTCCTACATGCAGCGCAGGCCCCTCCGTTATCAATGATGTCACCGTTCAATCAGCCACAGCGTGCGATAGGTTGCAGCGGTCAGTTGACTTGAATAGCACTGGATGATGCCCGTACAAGTCGCCTGACAGCTGCAGCCTGTCACAAGTCGCAGCGGTCCTGTGACAGGTTTAATGGTGACGTTGCTTCCAGTGTCGACTACGGAGCGGGCCTGCACTGGATCCAGGAGAGTGACAATAGGCAAGTATGATTTATTTTTGTTTCATACAACACCTTTACGTTTCCCTGCACAGCAGCACTTCCACCCCACCTACCTGTAAGGGGTACTGCATTTAGCCTCACTCACGTAAACCACAGAAGGCTAGAGTGCTACTGCGCAGGAAAACAGTATGGCGGACACGTCACCAAGCGTTGCATCCCTTCATTCTCAAGATCACTGGGGGGGTTCCAGAGCTCAGACCTCCACCCATCACAAATAACCCATTTTTCCCCTTTCCACGGCAAACACCCTTTTTTATTTCTTGTACATCTGCAATATCTGTTGTTAAAGAGTTATGGGTTTTGATggaagttgagcaaaaagatttgccggAGCTTCGTCCAGCGTGCAACATGCTGGTCCGTGGGAGTTTGCCAGTGCAGATTTGCGCGACCGGCACTCGCATTGCTGTCATCATGTGAGCCTCTTGTGCTTTCTGGACCTCTGCGATGCTCATCGTGCCTTAGCAGGGGGCCTAGTAATCTCAAGAGTCGCCCGTCGTGCCAGCATTCGAGTGCCGGCTGGGGAAGTTCCCGATACCCCGGTTGAGCTCCTATAGAGTGAAATAAAAATTCCCACAAATCCTTTTGGTCAAGTTCTCGGCCATTTCATGTTACAATGATTCTACTCTCCTTTTCTTCCGTCTTTCTCTTCCCCTTCTCATATAGGGAGATGAAGGCGGGGTGATCGGAGTGAGCGGTTACGTAGAATATCTCCGTGAGCAAGAGGTATCTGAGCGATGGTTTCGCTACAACCCGCGATTGACCTGTATTTACTGCGCCAAATCTTTCAACCAGAAGGGCAGCCTGGACCGCCATATGCGGCTTCACATGGGTATTACTCCTTTTGTGTGTCGAATGTGTGGTAAGAAGTACACCCGCAAGGATCAGCTGGAGTATCACATACGGAAGCACACAGGCAACAAACCCTTCCACTGCCACGTATGTGGGAAAAGCTTCCCCTTCCAGGCCATCCTCAATCAGCACTTTCGGAAGAACCACCCTGGCTGTATTCCTCTCGAGGGTCCTCACAGCATTTCTCCCGAGACCACCACAGTTGTTACTTCTAGAGGTCCGGCCGGAGAAGAGTCTCCTCCACCCCACGAGGAAACTGGCGGAGTGGCACCTTCAGCAACGGCTGAGGTGGCATATGGCGGTGAGGTGGCATATGGCGGTGAGACGGCTCACGGCTCTGTGTCCACTACCGGaccagactgaaaaaaaaaaaaaatattgatctatatatacaggaggacacaAGTTGACTAATTTCCTCCCTTTTACCTCAGCAAAACTTCACAACAGTTGTATCCTTCCCTCCTGCTCCTCTCACTTTCCCAGTGGAGTTCTCATGAGATCGGCTCCTGGGGGGGTTATTTGCTGAATGCAGAAGTTTTGGGAAGTTTGCCAAATTCAGAGAAATTGTATTAGCTTCCTTTGTGCTCCTTTTCCTTTTTAGACCTCAAAAACCAACTATCTCACCCGCTAAGGAAACGAGcgactgtttttttcttttttttgtaggtGAATATGTTTTTTTCAAGTACAGTCGATAACTATTGGAAATCATGTACAGGAGCATTTCGGGGTGGTGCGGCCTCTAtcaatgatgcatttttttttttttttttcttctgaatcaGACGGTCTGGTCTGGCCTTTAAAAGAAGTTTGATGGTGCTGTCCTAGGAATATTAGTAAGGTGCTTAAAGATACTTCTGTAGCAGAGTCAAGGACTCTTCCTGTGCATGTACGAGAAGTGCGAATTGTGAAGTAACGCTGAGCGATGGCAGATTAGGAGGCAGCGATGCAATAAGTAGCCCTTTTTTTTAGATACCGGTGCCGTGTTTTGGAGACCACTCTGAACAGGGCCGGATTTAGGTATTATCTATGCCCCCCCCCCCATCCAATATCCACCCGATGCATCAGCCACCACTTGCCAAGTAATGGTATGAAGCTTTGCCAATCCTTCCGCGCAGCAGAATGTAACTAGGAACAGATGCCATAGACGCACACGTCAACGAGCCAAAGTGATGGTAATGAGCAGTAGTGCCAATAGTTCCAGCTTCCATGGTATCATAATGGTCCCGTATGTTGGGAAATAATGTTCCTCTGctgatggtattttttttttttaaaaactgtttaTCGCCAGTCTCAATGCTTTGTTGCTTTAAAGGGAACGCTCGTCTTTTACCAACACGTTTTGTTAATTTTTCTGAAAAGAAAAAAGCTCCACTAGGAGAAGTGGGTTGTCTCAActgttaaatgggtaaaattgcaaggtGTTTGTAAAAACAAACATCTGTGCAATTTACCTCTTGTTAAAAATTGTCTCGGTTCTCAAGTACGAAAGGATTGTTAATTTTATTGTTTACTACCCATGGCGTAGGTTACCGACCACCTCTGTAGTCTATTAGCGGTGGCTGGTTTCCTAGGCAAGGGGCACAGGCTTGCAAGCTGTTTGCTGTATGCACCAACGAAGCTGGCTGGATTCGGCGAGCTTCAATCCTCTGCGCTTCCAGCGGCATGGAAAGAGTGCACCGTTCAGTCCGTACTActagtctgaactgtcaatcatctTCAGGAGAGCACTGGGAGGCAGAGGACCGGTGTGCGCTCCTGAAAGAAGattagacaacccttttaaagggaatctgtcaccaagtgtttgatatgtaatctgagagcataaTGAAATAGGcgcagggaccctgattccagcgatgtgtcacttactgcgcTGTGTTTTCCTGCTTcaataaaatcaatattttatcagcaggagattatcacaataggactaggtgtctcgtactTCCTGGTCCGACTCCACACTCACAACTGATTGTCCTCTTTCTGTCAATATAGAATGTACACAGAAAGCATCAGTGATGTTGGATGGGGTTATATAGGGCTCAGCATTCctagatctgcagtagagaaaGCTGTGactgttgcacccagtaaactaagtgatccaTCGCTGGAACCAtggtctcttcccctacatcatgctgctgtcatatTACATAGAAAAGCCtggtgatagagtccctttaaaagtAGTTTTACCAACCTATCCACAGTGATCATGTCTGATCCTTTGGATTCCCATCGATCACAAGAACGGGGTCCCGATCCCCCTCTCATGTTTGCATGTATCTATGGAACAGAGACGGTCAGTGCTAAAAACACTGAATACAGCAGCAGAATTCACGTATGACCGCGCTGTTTAATTTACTCCTGACAAGGGTGAGGTGTGACGGGAGATCAGGACCTGCATTCTAGGgaacatttaaaggggttatcaaaACTTGTAGTTAAACTCTGCAGTCCCTCTGTGTGtccgcagacttgtgaatcctcacagcacgggcAGGCGTGTGAGTGCAtgcatgcggtcacatgccaactagacgtgcacggCCTCACTCATTGCAAGTGAATTGAGCGAAGCCGGATAAGTCTAGTGGGAATGtgactggaagtatgcaaatctgcATTGGAGAATCTTAAGGCTGTGTGCGGaaaggtgtgcagatttttccgcactgatttttggtaaatccgcactgcggaattaccacggtttgtgtgcggatttcgcctgcggttttacacctgcggattcctattatagagcaggtgtaaaccgctgcagaatccgcacaaagaattgacatgctgcggaatgtaaaccgctgcgtttccacacaaagaattgacatgctgcggaattaacaacaacgctacgtttccgcgtgtttttttccgcagcatgtgcactgcagattttgttttccataggtttacatggtactgtaaactcatgtaaaactgctgcgaatccgcatcagcagccaatccgctgcggatccgctgcaaaatccgcaacgtgcgcacataccctaaaaatgcaAACTGTGCGCACCATTAGGATTcaccagtctgcagtcacatagcctggacaacccctttaaatttcttTAATGGGAAAACCCACTTTAGGAAATCAATGTAAGAGAGAACGTTCCCGAACAATCACTTCCCGTAAATAATATATATACTTTTACCACGTTGAGATAATTGTACATTCCTCTCCCCTTCAGCTTTGGTTCCTGAACCAGATGTCTCCTTCCCTTGTCCTGTGTCATCTCTACCCTGCGATAAATCCGGCCCTTCCACTgggttgctaaaaaaataaaatccgCAATGCCTTCCTTTCTCCTCGGCATCCATTGccttaccagctgcctgcttcatgGGTGCAAGTAAGCTACTTTTCGATGTTTTAGATGGAGGCTTTCCCACCAACTCTGCAAGACAGAACCATGTTTTTTGTCGGAAAgaccccctcctttttttttcataTGCTTATTTATAAATGTTCCattcgcactttttttttttttttttaattttatcaatTTCGTGAACAAGGGAGGTGCGCGCCATCGACCCTAACGAGTGAATCTGCTTTAACACAGCCGTTTTTTTCAGTGCACATCCTCATCGCGCTCCTTATATGCCGCGGGCGTGTGGATTCGGTCCGTCGAAAGCCTCGTGGCACATATGACGTTAGCGACAGTATTTCATATATTTattctcttttttcttttgttaCCTACAGCACACAGTTTATATTACCGAGTATCATTT harbors:
- the ZBTB37 gene encoding zinc finger and BTB domain-containing protein 37, which encodes MEKGGNIQLEIPEYSNSVLSHLNQLRMQGRLCDIVVNVQGQSFRAHKVVLAASSPYFRDHMSLNEMSAVSLSVIKNPGVFEQLLSFCYTGRICLQLADIISYLTAASFLQMQHIIDKCTQILEGIHLKISSPESEEELSQSRPKHQERVQDSNRVSQSLTRSISPRHSTPRPSGNRRGQVSTVLDIRDLSPADESTSPQMVEQGSDVEGREPILRINRAGQWYVETGAADRGERSDDDIRVMGALRIKTENLDEWLGPENQPSGEDGSSAEEVTAMVIDTTGHSAVGQESYNLGSSSTKVSRPTSSEMDRFSPSGSVGPMPERHRAKSESPRRLEEPKQHSNQGDEGGVIGVSGYVEYLREQEVSERWFRYNPRLTCIYCAKSFNQKGSLDRHMRLHMGITPFVCRMCGKKYTRKDQLEYHIRKHTGNKPFHCHVCGKSFPFQAILNQHFRKNHPGCIPLEGPHSISPETTTVVTSRGPAGEESPPPHEETGGVAPSATAEVAYGGEVAYGGETAHGSVSTTGPD